The following coding sequences are from one Clarias gariepinus isolate MV-2021 ecotype Netherlands chromosome 19, CGAR_prim_01v2, whole genome shotgun sequence window:
- the LOC128507492 gene encoding toll-like receptor 13 produces MTTNLGMMCFKATMSLALLSIYIFSFQVSAFSLTNCTVSVDLNNTDEVKVLCYKMGFYTVPSPIPSNARFIDMSFNYFSNIRAGDFEDLWNLRGFNLSNSNISQIEEGTAMHFPNLIKLNLAYNKLKTVSRGLLDGLVNLQVLRLDGNLIESIDEYAFNTLRSLTILNLTENNLRQIANVRPVLLSPSLEELLIGSNKFDVFNSYDLSRTALSLKKIDLSYNALTKFQITENIFPNLDYLDLSHCGRNRTMLWNITDKAFLNSVKALNLTGVHMPEEDLTAVLQNISWASLFILRLSELKWMNPQTLLQSGCLPGLKVLRMLHNRIVNLTAHMLDPCSNLTELDFGDNEISNISAPIFEELTQLKKLYLQGNKLTEVNNSFQNLLMLEYLDLSRNSISHLTCTDFANLTQLNTLYLYSNKISKLFQCVFKDLNNLEILNLGTNKLLTIDVAFQQDLPSLKYLQVTYNKLSTIRKKSFKSLFSLRTLDLGDNQIFEIEPHAFSGLTNLTDLLLYSNRITGKTIKDPAVFFGMPNLKSLQLHSNVIHYNDDKLQNPPFFYLSSLKNLSIHSQRRGFGQIPSNLLQGLTSLTMFYGGNMNLNNLHPKMFESTPNLWFLDLTKNVFADDDSITANVFHPIPNLRKLIISSAQIHSLNFLINANLSRLTALRAPENKLDVINQTLIQSLPHLTYLDLQQNIFTCDCNNAFFINWALTSNYTQVIYLNGYTCSYPLSLRGKSILDMNVESCNVNIDFIMFVLSSVVVMLTLLGSFIYQLFRWQVLYAYYLFLAFLYDSKRKQMHQQHGFKYDAFISYNVQDEPWVVEELIPNLEDEQGWRLCLHHRDFEPGRSIIDNIMDGIYSSRKTICLITHNYLRSTWCSKEIQMANFRLFDEKKDVLILIFLEDIPTCQLSPYYRMRQLVKKKTYLKWPKHGVDTRVFWQKLRMALETKEGPEDEKALLSGHGEPDLL; encoded by the coding sequence ATGACCACAAATTTAGGCATGATGTGTTTCAAGGCAACAATGTCACTGGCTCTTCTCAGTATATACATCTTCAGTTTCCAAGTCAGTGCGTTTTCATTAACAAACTGCACCGTCTCGGTTGATTTAAACAACACTGATGAGGTAAAAGTTCTTTGCTATAAGATGGGCTTTTATACGGTTCCTTCCCCGATACCCAGCAATGCAAGATTCATAGACATGTCCTTCAACTACTTTTCAAACATCAGAGCTGGAGACTTTGAGGACCTTTGGAACTTGAGAGGTTTCAACTTATCTAACAGTAACATCTCACAGATAGAAGAAGGTACTGCAATGCATTTTCCCAACTTGATTAAACTTAATCTGGCCTACAACAAGCTGAAAACAGTGTCAAGAGGTCTACTGGATGGTCTTGTCAACCTGCAAGTGCTGCGACTTGATGGAAATTTAATCGAAAGTATTGACGAATATGCTTTTAACACTCTTCGGAGTTTGACCATCCTGAACCTTACAGAAAATAACCTCAGACAGATTGCCAACGTCAGACCAGTGCTTTTGTCACCAAGCTTGGAGGAATTGCTCATCGGAAGCAACAAATTTGACGTCTTCAACTCATACGACCTGTCAAGGACGGCTTTGTCGCTGAAAAAAATCGATTTGTCTTACAATGCATTGACCAAGTTCCAAATCACTGAGAACATCTTCCCAAATCTGGATTACCTTGATTTATCACACTGTGGTCGAAACAGGACTATGCTATGGAATATTACTGATAAGGCTTTTCTGAATTCAGTAAAAGCACTGAATCTGACCGGAGTACACATGCCAGAGGAGGACCTCACTGCAGTACTTCAGAACATCTCTTGGGCCTCCTTGTTTATACTCAGATTAAGTGAACTAAAATGGATGAACCCACAAACTCTTTTACAGTCTGGATGCTTGCCTGGACTCAAGGTGCTACGCATGCTGCACAACAGAATCGTAAACTTGACGGCTCATATGCTCGATCCCTGCTCTAACTTGACAGAGCTAGACTTTGGAGATAACGAAATATCTAATATTTCTGCGCCCATATTTGAAGAACTAACACAGCTTAAGAAACTCTATCTACAAGGTAATAAACTCACCGAGGTCAACAATTCGTTTCAAAATCTTCTGATGCTTGAGTATCTAGATCTCAGTAGAAACAGTATTAGTCATTTAACCTGTACAGACTTTGCTAATTTAACACAGTTAAATACGCTATATTTGTACAGCAACAAAATTTCAAAACTTTTTCAATGtgtgtttaaagatttaaataatcttGAAATTTTAAATCTGGGAACGAATAAATTATTGACGATCGACGTTGCTTTTCAACAAGACCTTCCTTCTTTGAAGTATTTGCAAGTGACATATAATAAGTTAAGCACAATTCGCAAGAAAAGCTTTAAGAGTTTGTTTAGTCTTAGAACCCTTGATCTCGGTGACAATCAGATTTTTGAGATTGAACCACATGCATTTTCAGGGCTGACAAATCTAACAGACTTGTTACTTTACTCTAACAGGATAACGGGTAAAACTATAAAAGACCCAGCTGTGTTCTTTGGCATGCCTAACCTGAAATCTCTACAACTGCATAGCAATGTCATTCATTACAATGATGATAAGTTGCAAAATCCcccgtttttttatttaagttcacTAAAAAATTTGTCTATTCATAGTCAAAGACGAGGTTTTGGTCAAATCCCCTCaaatctgcttcaaggtttaaCTTCCTTAACAATGTTCTATGGCGGAAACATGAACCTGAATAATCTCCATCCTAAAATGTTCGAGTCCACTCCTAACCTTTGGTTTTTAGACCTCACAAAGAACGTGTTTGCAGACGACGACTCCATAACCGCAAACGTTTTCCACCCGATCCCAAATCTGAGGAAGCTTATCATCAGCAGTGCTCAGATTCATTCTCTGAATTTCTTAATTAATGCAAACCTTTCTAGGCTTACAGCCTTGAGAGCGCCTGAGAATAAATTAGACGTCATCAATCAAACGTTGATTCAGTCACTCCCTCATCTGACATATCTCGACTTGCAGCAAAACATCTTTACTTGTGACTGCAACAATGCTTTTTTTATCAACTGGGCTTTAACCAGTAATTACACCCAGGTTATTTACCTAAATGGATATACTTGTAGCTACCCTTTATCTCTGAGAGGTAAAAGCATTTTAGACATGAATGTAGAGTCGTGTAACGTGAATATAGACTTCATCATGTTTGTACTCAGCTCTGTCGTGGTTATGCTGACTCTTCTGGGGTCATTCATTTATCAGCTCTTTCGCTGGCAGGTTTTGTATGCGTACTACCTATTCCTCGCCTTCCTGTATGACAGCAAACGGAAACAGATGCACCAGCAACACGGATTCAAATACGATGCCTTTATTTCCTACAATGTCCAGGATGAACCTTGGGTTGTCGAAGAACTTATTCCTAATTTGGAAGACGAACAGGGCTGGAGACTCTGTCTACATCATAGAGACTTTGAGCCAGGAAGATCCATCATAGACAACATCATGGACGGGATATACAGCAGTCGTAAGACCATATGCTTGATCACACATAATTATTTGAGAAGCACGTGGTGCTCCAAGGAAATCCAGATGGCTAACTTTAGGCTGTTTGATGAAAAGAAAGATGTATTAATCCTGATATTTCTGGAGGACATTCCTACCTGTCAGCTGTCTCCATATTATCGAATGCGTCAGCTGGTAAAGAAGAAGACCTACCtcaaatggcccaaacatggaGTAGACACACGGGTATTTTGGCAGAAACTGAGAATGGCTTTAGAGACCAAGGAAGGCCCAGAAGATGAGAAAGCTCTTCTCAGTGGACATGGGGAACCTGACCTTCTGTAA